The Thermus tengchongensis sequence AAGACCAGGTGGTAGGCGGCAAACTCCCGGGCCAGGGCCTGGGCTGCCGGAGGGTTGTGGGCCCCGTCTAGGTAGACCTCCACCCCCTCTACCAGGAAGCGCTCCAGCCGGCCCGGATGCCTTGCTTCCCGAAGCCCTCGGGCAATGGCCTCCTCGGGAAAGCCCAGGAGCCTCAGGGCCGCCGCCGCCAGCCGGGCGTTTGCTTCCTGGAAGGCCCCCTTCAGGGCGGGGGGCGCGGGGAGGGCGAAGAGGGGGTCTTCCGAGTCCAGGAGGTGGAGGGGGCACCCCCGCGCCGCCGCCACCCGCCGGGCCACCTCCAGGCCCACCCCTTCCGCCCCGGTGACCACCGGAACCCCAGGGCGGAAAGCCCCCGCCTTCTCCCAAGCCACCCCCTCGAGGCTCCCCCCCAAGGCCTCCAGGTGGTCCTCCCCCACGTGGGTCAGCACGGTGAGGACCACACGGGAAAGGGCGTTGGTGGCGTCCTTCTCCCCCCCCACCCCCGCCTCCACCGCCGCCAGGGCCACCCCCTCCTCCCGGAAGTGCCGGAAGGCCAAGGCGGTGGCCAGGTCAAAAAACCCTGGGGGCTCGGGCCAGCTTTGCCCCCGGGCCCAG is a genomic window containing:
- a CDS encoding bifunctional folylpolyglutamate synthase/dihydrofolate synthase codes for the protein MGYREALDWLFAQRRQGARGLGRVRALLERLGHPEESFQAVHVLGTNGKGSVVAYLEAAFRAQGLPFGAYTSPHLLDFRERIRTHQGLIPKAAVVRFVAWARGQSWPEPPGFFDLATALAFRHFREEGVALAAVEAGVGGEKDATNALSRVVLTVLTHVGEDHLEALGGSLEGVAWEKAGAFRPGVPVVTGAEGVGLEVARRVAAARGCPLHLLDSEDPLFALPAPPALKGAFQEANARLAAAALRLLGFPEEAIARGLREARHPGRLERFLVEGVEVYLDGAHNPPAAQALAREFAAYHLVFGAFPRKDVRGVLAHLLPKAKSVRYTRAGEGALGPELGGPFFEEPWEALHHAVEAARADGLPVLATGSLYLVGALRGRLLGGLPAEEP